Genomic window (Lycium barbarum isolate Lr01 chromosome 2, ASM1917538v2, whole genome shotgun sequence):
CTTCGAATCATTGCACAAAAATTGCATATTCACTTTAGCACTTCTAGGTTATTCCCATTTCAGCTTCTATCCTAAAATAACTCAGAAGTATTTGCCCGTACTTAACCTGATATTAGAATAATACCAATTCCCAACCTTTTATAATGACAAGCCAATTTTAGAATGAAGCATAGAACTTCAGATAAAAATGAATGAAAGAACTAGGCACCTTAGATGACCAACAAAAAGAAACCACATACCTTTAACTTTGTAGGAAAGCTCTTCAGAAATCAAAACACCAAACCCAGTGTATGTGGTTGTACAAACAGAGTAAATCTTCTTTTTTGCTTCTTCCTCACTGCATACCAATAAAACAGCTATGAAATACCACTAGTCCAGTACATAGACAAAACAACCTATGCCTAATTTATACACAAAGAGGGTTACTAGCTAAGGCAGAGAAATTTTAATACAGTATATTGAACTCTAAGAATAAGGTTGTCGGCACACTTCATAACTGGGCGGGCGCACTTCTTTACAGTTCATagctttattatttattattcttTTAACAAAtcgaatcaaggaaaccaagcaaTATATTGAGGGATACGGTGAACAAGTAACACAACCATACATAAAAATACACCACAATGTTACTCTGATTCTCCAGTCCCCAGTGACCTGCATCATGCCCTTATTAAAAAAGGAACAACATAGTAGCAATCTAGAATGTCAACTTTTGCAAAAGAAATTGTTATCCTTCTGTTTGACTTCGGTTAATTTCTGTCTCTAAATTCAACTAAACTTGAATAAATGTGATTCGAACAATCTTCTCTTAGAAAAGTACATTTTTTCCAATAAGACTCTTAGAAAAGTACATTCAAGTCTACAAAAACGTTGTTTCGTGTACATAAACGTACACCACAATGTTACCCCGATTCTCCAATCCCCAGTGAACCATATCATGTCGTACTAGCAACAACATCGTACGATTTGGAACATAAACTTTTGCAAAACAAATCGTTATACTTCTCATTTACTGTCATTTAATGCCAATTTTTGTTTATATATCAAATTAAACTTGAACAAAATGTAATTCAAATTTTGGTTTTCTTAGAAAGCAGCTAACTACAAGTAAATCTGCAAAACGCAATGTTATTGGGTTCTCCAAACCCAAGTGAACTGCGTCATGTCATTCCACAAATAACACAGTAGATATTGGAATGTTCAAATTTGCAAAACAGATTGTTACTCTTCTCTTGTAccacattttaattaattttgtttctAAATCAGACTGAAGGTTAAATAATGTGATTCCTGTAAGGATCAATAGCCAGGACAATGCGGAATTTACCAAAATAATCGTTTACTAAAAATAACAAGGACATTAATGAAACAACAAATTTACATGGTTCGGTCAATTTGGCCAGATGGTTATATAATTAGATCCAATGGAGGTGAACTTGCTTCCAGGATTACTGGTGATGCATTTGCCTCAGAAAGCATTTGTAAGCTTTGCAATAATTTCTTTGACCATGGCGCTTTCATTCTCTTGACTGAAAATTGCTGCAATTCAGGGGACTTCAGGGCTGAAGGGTCCATGGAATTTTCAAGGAAGCAAATGTCTGTTTTGCTTATTTTCGTGGAGAAGAGTAAGATTTCATGACGTGAAACCTCCGTAAAATCCTTCTATTTAGTTTGCTTTATGCTTTATGAGTCATAACTAATTTGTACCCGTTTTTTATGAATAAAGTTTGCATCTGAAATGGATCTTCCATTTCCAAAAGGAAAATAGATCCCTAAAATGGGGCGAATCCATGTATCATATAAATTCATTTGTACCTTGACTTTATTATCTGTTTTAAAATCTCATACATAAGTCTTATTTTGGTAGTTTTTCTACAAAGTAACTTCACTGAAAGTGGGATAGCTCAAATTGATATATCGTCTAAGATACATAATAATCTTTAGAATAGTTTACAATTCCTATTTGATGAATAAAACTACCAACAAAATGCCAGAGGCCAGTGCTATCAGAAATTGAACCTCTGCTTTGGCTTaatatcatttaaaaaaaaaaaaaatcttctggTTTGGCCTTGCCTATAATTTGTGATAGCTAAGAGGGATTCTACAACTCTAGGGTTCCTCATATTTTATAACTTTGTTTACTATTACGGTAGTAGTGTCTGCTATCGCATTATCTCGTGTGTTATTGTTCTTTTTTCTGAATGCTCTGTAATGCTTTCCTTATTTGTTGTCATGTTTTCTTCACTACCGTATTTTCTTTTTCATAACTGTTGTGATTTTCTGCACTTGAGCCTAGGGTTttccggaaacaacctctctacctccacgAGGCAGGGGTAAGGTccgcgtacactttaccctccccgaCTCCACATGTGGGATTACATTGGGCATGTTATTGTTGGTGGTCAATTTGACGTACAGGCTACGTCCATGAACAGACAACCAAATTAACTATATCAAAAGTGCATTAAAAAAGAGTAAACTCCAGTAATCCAAAAATATCCCAAGAGAATACCGCAACGGTGATCATCACAAAAGCTAAAAGCACTCTCTAATAAATTACACTCCCCAATAGGCATCATATATACCCTTGTGGGAACTTTTAGTATCCTTACTGAGGTTTGTCCCACTCTTACCCTTGTATTAAGCGAGTCAAGCTCTAATACCATATAAGATACATTCTAAAGCCCAAGGCACATAATGTTCGCTTTGGCCAAACATGCTTCACAGCTTTGACATTGGGTTACGTTACATCGAGCCCAAAATCATGCTTACAAAGTAAAACTTTTCTTTCTCATATAATCCTAGGATTTTCTAGCCCTTATTCTATATGAGATCCTCTTGAAGTGTTACATGCACTCTTCCTCCGAAAGCCTACCAACCTAAAAGCCTACTAGTCTTTATCAGCTTGCCCTTGAAGCGTCACAACACGTCACAACAAATTCAATAGTTGAATAATTTGTCACCCTCACAAATAGGTGACCTAGGTATTGTATGTCAATTGTCAACAAGCAATCAAAAAGTTCTTTTTTCGAAGAAACTTTCTATGAACTCATAGTCCGTGACTCAAGTATAATATGCCTCTTTGGTTAGGTCTCatgtaacaacaacaataacatacccagtgtaatcccacaagtggggtccggGAGGATGGGTGCAcacagccttacccctaccttgtgaaggcATAGAGACTagttccgatagaccctcggctcaagtaaagcaTATCAAAACATGTATCAAAAAGGAATACACTTGAGAAAAGAACAGTAGCAACAACAAATAACACAATAACCGAAGCAAAGGAAATATGTAATAATAAAATCGAAGCATAAAATAAGTAGGAGCTTAATACAGAGAATGGTTAAGTCTCATGTATAGTAATCCCTTAGTCCCATTTTATATGAGgggtgtttgactgggcacgaagtgtaagaaataaaagaagagttttgaaacttgtgatctaaaacaaaccATAAAAATTTGTGTCgctagaaatcatttcattaaggctaaaaagataaatttaaagttgaattgCTACTAACATATAAAAAGGTGCGACTCTTTTGGGATTGACTAAAAAAGTAAAGAGTGTccaataaattgggacggagggagtatgctAATTAGGAACTAGAGAAACGAGTTTCTAAAAGTACCTTCCTATGTGTTCATATAAAAACACAAATGACCTAAGCTACAATATGCCAACAAGAAACATAAAAAAGGGGGtattttttagttttttcaaGAATTACCTTCCAACAACAGCAgcaatagttttaacataagcaTTAATCATGTCTTCCTCAGAGGGTTTAGGTTCAGGAAACTCCATAACGATGAGCCAATGCTCATAATCACATCCATCCAAAAGTATAGTCTCCTTAGGTGGCCTGTTACTCCAGTTTGGAGATGGATCATTTAGGGGAGAGTAACCCGACCCGGATGTCTTGGGTCGGGTCGGAACAAATTGCTCTGATGGGTTGTGGTTTTGGGGATTCAAGAAAAGGGGAACTACAAAACGAAATCTAGATGATGATGAAGGAGAGGAAGAGAGTGCACGGTAAAGGGTGGAAGCCAAAGTGCGCCTGGTGGAGAACAGCGCCATTATTAGGTGGAGAAATGTGGCTTTGAGTTGGAGGAGCTGTAAGGTTTATCGAGGGTTTAAGCTGTTATTTAAGGAAAAATATCCTATTGAAGGACCCATTAACAAAGGGACGCATTTGGGAACTTTGCAAATTTTATTTGGGGATAACTAAGGAAGAGTTTAACAATAGCAAAGGGTAAATTAGTCAAACTCTAACTCTTTAATTATAAACATATAAACAAAATGAATTTGTTACAAGAAAATTAAAAGGTAAGCGTAATGTCGCAAATCACAAGAGATCTATGATAAAGCGAAACCTAGAGAGTGGTCTTTGAAATTATCATTTTTATTTGTGTACCCATGATAGTATACAGGTGTCAAAGAGTTGGTGCGCTGGGGGTTAGGGGTGGGCATTCGGGTCGTTGGATTGAATAGGAAAATTTTGATTTGAATTTTCAATTTtcgattgaagaaattacaatccaaataaGCTCGAATTAGATTGATTTTTTTAAGTTAGGTTTCGGGTTAATCGGTTCGGATATTTCGGATTTTTGATTTTGACTTTTGAGCATTTAAGATAGGCTTATCATTTTTTGCCccgattgcccttcttttgggttggtctttaaattttgcccctcatatttgtgatctttaaattttgtccctcatattggGGTGTCAAAAAATTATGAAACCGACCGAACCTAACCAGACCGAACCGATTTATAgggtttttttaataaaaccgtgGATTTTTATTTATGCTTATAACCGTCCCTAACAATTAGGGTGGTATTTTTAATTTATACAAAAAACCGAAAAATTTCCGGACCGAACTGAATAGCCTTACAAgtatgaaatatattttatatattatgaaatatattttgtatattacaaatatgttaaattgaatatataaaatatattttataatttatgtttcaaatataaaaaagaaTTTTGGCCACTAAATTTTGGGCCTTTAGTTGATTGGATTTAGTTTCAAAAGGAtacctcatatacatagtcatacggTCATAGATTTAGATGATTTAAGTAggcatttatggttatagttagCACTAACAGAAGTTTACCTCCATCTTGGTCTCCTCGACTATGTTGCTTGATGTATATGTATCAAATTCAAGTTGTGATTTATGTGGCCTATAAGCTAATGTTTGTTTTGGCTCAAGTCAACATTGTTATCTTTGGCAAGTTATTCTTTTCCCTGATCAATCAGTGAGGATTCACGTCGCGGTGATGTCATCGTTGTTGTCTTGCTACTTGATATAATACATTTCAGTTTAATTACTTTGTGTAGTTTTTCTAATAGCTTTTACATTAAATATTCATAAGAAACAAATAGAAGTTTTATTTGATGGTGTACTACAAATAGGTTTGTGGAGGTCTGTGTCATTACATTTTAATGGTGGTGTATTCTTAGGTGACACTTTAAAACTAAAATAACcgaaaattaaccgaaccgtaccgataccgaagaaaaaccgagatgatgggacggtctcgaaaagtctaattttggttatacaaaataaaataaccaaAGAATTGGGatggtataatttttttaaaataaccgaCCGAACAGTCCCATTGACACCCCTactctcatatttgtggtctttaagttttacccttcgcttggaaaggtgggcgaatacttgagattctgggttcgaacccccgctcaagcataaaataaaaaaaaaaattcgcaaggcagggctggaggcgtgtatgccggatccggcatacacttcttaaggaaaaactaaagttatgccggatccggcataactaaaagtctgccccataaagcagaacttttccttaaggcatagtttagttatgccttatgggacagacttttagttatgccataaccaaaagtatgccccataaggtagaatttttccttaaggcatagattttgccttataaggcaaacttttagttataccttaaggaaaagtttcgccttatggggcatacttttagttatgtcttatggggcacacttttagttaaagcataactaaaagtatgtctcataaggcggaacttttccctAGGGCATAACTAAacgtttaccttgaaaagtaaaatatatatatatatatatataaattaaagaccatcaatttgaggggaaaaagttaaagaccaccccaaaagaagggcaattcccATAATTGCCTTCAGGCTTATTAGGAACGAAATTCTTGTGCCCTAGTTACCAAGTTACATGTTTTAGCATAATGTGAAACCAAATATGTGGATTCAGCAAAGAATTGTTACACTACACCAAAAGGTGTCAAGTCATATAGTTTAGTTCTACATTATTCCCTCTGTTTCATTGGAAGCTGCCTTATTCTTAAAGCAGTGAAGTAAACTCTAGCTTTGCAAGGTATATTATATTTAATTTGGTAGGAAATTCTATGTTGGACTTAAAGTTATAGTGGGTAGCCGTAGGGTACTAATCTATTGGGTCTTTCGACTAATTATAACTAAATATAAGGTGTAAAATTTTTAGATTTTCAGATATTCGTAAATTTGATatccaaaatttaaaaaataaaatccgaAGTCCATAATTCAAAAATCCAAACCAAATATTCAAAAAATTCGAATTTAGATTTGAATTTCGAGTTTGTCAAAACTGCGCTCACCCCTAGTAATGTAGTCCTTATATGTATCATATGCAGCCTTAGTATCGTGAATAGGGCTATGCGAGTACTAGTCTTGACTCTTAACATTATCAGCCTGCCCCATTCTAGTTTTCGAAAAAATTCTAGTTTTAGGAAAAACATATAAGTCACAACGCTTTTATAGTACAAGAATTATTATCACACTTTCAGAGAATCAAGGGCATGCAATTCACCATCTATGCTTCTTGATCTAGAAAAGACTTTTGATCAATGAGAATGGTCGTTTGTTCATCAAACTTTACACTTCCAACTTTTCCCAAAATATCATTCAATTGATCATATCTTGCATTTCCAGCTCTAGTACTTCTGTTCTCATCAATGGTATAGAACCGCTTATTTTCATCCTTCACGTGGCATATAACAGAGAGATCCCCCATCGCCATTGTAGACATCAAAATTTTAATTGAATTAATCCACATGAAATTTGGATTAAATTATGAGTTATTGACATGTTTATCAAGTTAAATTTTGGTTAATAAAGTcggattaattatttaagtcaaaCTTACGCAGCTTAAATAACATCCAGATTACATGTCACACCCCA
Coding sequences:
- the LOC132626676 gene encoding multiple organellar RNA editing factor 3, mitochondrial-like; amino-acid sequence: MALFSTRRTLASTLYRALSSSPSSSSRFRFVVPLFLNPQNHNPSEQFVPTRPKTSGSGYSPLNDPSPNWSNRPPKETILLDGCDYEHWLIVMEFPEPKPSEEDMINAYVKTIAAVVGSEEEAKKKIYSVCTTTYTGFGVLISEELSYKVKGLPGVLWVLPDSYLDVPNKDYGGDLFVDGKVIHRPQYRFSQSQGTRPRPRPRYDRRRETMQVERREPIQRGAWAPNQQPPAQPASIEGQNFSPGAGGGPAGSQGNNS